In Lewinellaceae bacterium, a single window of DNA contains:
- a CDS encoding TIGR04283 family arsenosugar biosynthesis glycosyltransferase, with amino-acid sequence MVYLIEYFGERMSKRTAMKFSVIIPTYNEALCIGKTVRHILEYGGGAIAEILVIDGGSTDDTAKKAREAGATALLSPCKGRGAQLHYGAEQAKENILYFVHADTLPPETFVEDIEQALANGWLMGNFQYDFDSSRFLLRINAFFTRFRWFFTQGGDRTFFIRRETYFAIGGYDPGHVIMEEYEFLRRAQKQGYDFAMLPCKCTVSARKYENNSWLRVQIANFVVYNLWSWGLVGLPELRAIYSRMLR; translated from the coding sequence ATGGTATACCTCATTGAATATTTCGGAGAGCGAATGAGCAAAAGAACGGCGATGAAGTTCTCAGTCATTATTCCCACCTATAATGAAGCGCTTTGCATTGGAAAAACAGTACGCCATATTCTGGAATACGGCGGCGGTGCCATTGCAGAAATACTGGTGATCGATGGCGGCAGTACCGATGACACGGCGAAAAAGGCCCGGGAGGCAGGTGCTACGGCCCTGCTCTCCCCCTGTAAAGGACGAGGCGCACAGCTACACTACGGTGCCGAGCAGGCCAAAGAAAACATCCTGTATTTCGTGCACGCCGATACGTTGCCGCCCGAAACCTTCGTAGAGGACATCGAACAGGCACTGGCCAACGGCTGGCTGATGGGCAATTTCCAGTACGATTTCGACTCTTCCCGTTTCCTGTTGCGCATCAATGCCTTTTTTACCCGCTTCCGCTGGTTCTTCACCCAGGGCGGCGACCGGACGTTCTTCATCCGCCGGGAAACTTACTTTGCCATCGGCGGCTATGACCCGGGCCACGTCATCATGGAGGAGTACGAATTTCTGCGCCGTGCCCAAAAGCAGGGGTATGATTTCGCCATGCTGCCCTGCAAATGCACGGTTTCTGCCCGCAAATACGAAAACAACAGCTGGCTGCGGGTGCAGATTGCCAATTTTGTGGTGTACAATTTGTGGTCGTGGGGGCTGGTTGGCCTGCCGGAGTTGAGGGCGATCTATTCGCGGATGTTGCGGTGA